In the genome of Rhodothermales bacterium, the window CAGCGGCGTGATCTTTACGTTGCCCGCGCTCTTCATGTGGAACATGAGTCCGAGCCTGCTGCAGATGACCCTGCTGGCGATGTGCGGAGGATTGCTGGGCGTGCTTTTCATGATCCCGCTCAGACGATATCTCATCGCCGGCGAACACGGTCGACTGCCGTATCCCGAGGGGACAGCTTGTGCAGAGGTACTTGTCGCCAGTGAAACGGGTGGAGCGAGGGCGCGCAACGTATTCCTCGGACTTGGGGTCGGAGCGCTGGTCAAGTTCGTTTTCGGATTCCTGCATGCGCTTCCCGAGAAGGTGGCGGTTCGGTTGCCGATCGTCAAGAAGGGAGAGGTCTCATGCGAGATGTCGGCGGCGCTGCTTGGAGTCGGTTACATCCTTGGTCCGAAGGTGGCGGCAATCATGGTTGGCGGGAGCCTGCTGTCGTGGGCGATCTTGATCCCGATGATCGCTCTATTTGGCGAGGGGCGCGTCGATCCGCTCTACCCGGAGACGACCAACCTTATCACGGACATGAGTCCGAGTCAGATCTGGACACGCTACGTGCGCTACATCGGTGCAGGTGCGGTGGCGACGGGCGGACTCGTGACGCTCTTGAAGAGTTTCCCGACTATGGTCGAGAGCTTCAAGATCGGAGCGCGGCAGCTCAGAGAACGACTTGGTGGAGTAACCGATGCGCTTATCAAGCGAACGGAGAATGATCTGCCGCTGAACGTAGTCGGGATCGGGGCGCTGATTATCGCCATTGTACTTACAACGGTACCGCAGGCTTTCGGCATAGAGAGTTTCATTTTCCGAGCGGTGGCTGCCGTGCTGGTTGTCATCTTCGCCTTCTTCTTCGTGACGGTTTCGTCACGAATTGTGGGACTAGTAGGCGTGACATCAAACCCGACGTCGGGAATGACAATCGCGACGCTTCTCGGAACATCTGCGCTCTTTTTGTTGATCGGATGGACGGACGATCTGGGCAAGGCGGCGGCGCTGACAGTTGGGTGTGTGGTGGCTATCGCGGCGTCCATCGCAGGCGACACATCTCAGGATCTGAAGACCGGATTCCTGCTGGGTGCGACCCCGAGGCGACAGCAGCTCGGCGAGCTGGTCGGCGTTCTGACGACGGCTGTGTTCGTGTGCGCGACGGTGATACTTATTGGCAAAACATGGGGCTTTGGCACCGAGGCGATTCCGGCACCGCAGGCGACACTGATGAAGGTCGTCATCGAGGGTGTTCTGGATCAGAACCTGCCGTGGGGGTTGGTCGGGATCGGGATCGGAATTGCTCTTCTGGTCGAATTGCTGGGCATCAACAGCCTGGCATTCTCGGTAGGTGTTTATTTGCCCGTGTCGACGATGGTCCCGATCTATTTCGGCGGCCTCTTACGCAAGTTCGCCGAGAGCCGGGCGACGTCGCCGGAGGACAAGGAGCTGCGACGGGAGCAGGGCGTGCTGTTCGGGTCGGGTCTCGTCGGTGGAGAGGGGCTGTTCGGAGTCGCGATCGCGGGTTGGGCGGCCTACAAGGCGGCGAGTCCGAAAGGCATC includes:
- a CDS encoding oligopeptide transporter, OPT family; translation: MPNSTEKTGLSPLAYEEIPPGLEYPPYVSPGESLREFTVKAAVAGIFFGILFGAANAYLGLRVGLTISTSIPVAVLTIALFRAFQVFGFQSSVLEANLAQTVGSASSSVASGVIFTLPALFMWNMSPSLLQMTLLAMCGGLLGVLFMIPLRRYLIAGEHGRLPYPEGTACAEVLVASETGGARARNVFLGLGVGALVKFVFGFLHALPEKVAVRLPIVKKGEVSCEMSAALLGVGYILGPKVAAIMVGGSLLSWAILIPMIALFGEGRVDPLYPETTNLITDMSPSQIWTRYVRYIGAGAVATGGLVTLLKSFPTMVESFKIGARQLRERLGGVTDALIKRTENDLPLNVVGIGALIIAIVLTTVPQAFGIESFIFRAVAAVLVVIFAFFFVTVSSRIVGLVGVTSNPTSGMTIATLLGTSALFLLIGWTDDLGKAAALTVGCVVAIAASIAGDTSQDLKTGFLLGATPRRQQLGELVGVLTTAVFVCATVILIGKTWGFGTEAIPAPQATLMKVVIEGVLDQNLPWGLVGIGIGIALLVELLGINSLAFSVGVYLPVSTMVPIYFGGLLRKFAESRATSPEDKELRREQGVLFGSGLVGGEGLFGVAIAGWAAYKAASPKGIGHEWAGEWGMLISAAVFGALMLYFWRLTKYRVA